TTGTCCAACTCGTTCAACGTGATGGTGACAGGATTGCCTTCTCCATTCGTACCCCATCGAAATGCGATTTTCATATTCACCTGAGTCTCTAGGATTTTGATATCACCTTGTGCATCATATTCGTCATATCTCAATGTAATCGTCTTACCTTGCTCCCATCTTTCAGAACTAGATGAGAACCAAAAGTTCCCGATTTTTTCAGGGTCAACGAAAGCTTCAAAGACATCGTTGGCTGGTTTGAATACTTTAATCTTCGTAACGTTGTTCATTGGCTACAATTACCCCTCTTTAGATAAAGTTAGCGTTGTCATCAATGTAGCCTGACTTCTTTGTATCATTAACCCGCATTGGCGATAGAAGAAACGCGAAAGGGGCTAACCACCACCCCACTACTCGTCGAGAATTGCAACTGCCTCAATCTCAACCAGGAGTTCTGGTTCAATCAGAGATTTCACTTCAACCATCGTTGCTACTGGACGAATATCGCTAAAAAATTCTCCATGTGCTTTCCCGATCTTTTCCCACTTCGATATGTCAGTGACAAACATTCTCGTCCGAACAACGTCCGACAGTTTTGCTCCAACTTTTTCGAGAGATTCTTTGATGATTTCCAAAGCACACACCGTTTGAGCGTAAGCATCACCAACACCAACGGGTTTACCGTCTCTCACAGCTGTTGTGCCTGCGACTTCGACACGATTTCCAACTCGAATTGCTCGACTGTAGCCGACAACTGGTTCCCAGGACGAGCCTGTAGATATTCTGATTCTCTCCGCCATAAAAATACCTCCTCTATTTGCTATGCAAAACTATCATAATTATAAAATTAGCTTCAACAATGATGCTTACTCTCCCACGCTACGAGTAAGTGATACCGTGATCGGAATCCCGGAATTGGAAATAGCGAAGGTTTTTGAGCGATTCTATCGTGTAGATAAGTCAAGGAACATCTATTCTTGTTGAATGGCCCGCACCATTCAGAACACGGGAATTCGAATGAATGATGTTTGCTCAATTCCTTTCCACGAATTATCCAAGTTTACATTGCTCAACCCAGTTGTACAAAAAGGGATTGTGTAACAAGCGTTCTTCCGTATATGCTCCTAGTAGCTAGAATTTTTAAAAACTTTCATTATTATCACGTCACGTTGAGAGTGGGGGAGAAGATGTGATTTTCGAGGATGGGACGAAACTGGTGATGATTGGCGACTCCATCACAGACTGTGGCCGTGCTCGGCCAATCGGTGAATGGTCGCACGAAGGCCTTGGTAATGGCTATGTTTCTCTTGTCGATGGACTCCTTCGTTCCGTGTGTCCGGACCGGACCATTCGGGTGGTCAACATGGGGACCAGTGGGAACACAGTTTTGGATCTGCGGGACCGCTGGCAGGCTGATGTGATAAATCTCACGCCAAGCTATTTAAGCATCATGATTGGTGTGAACGACGTGTGGCGCCATTTTGATCGACCAGCGTTTAGAGAGATTCACATCGATCCCGATACATACTATCGAACACTATCCGATCTCGTTTCCTCCACGAAACCGTCGGTCCGACAAATATTTCTGCTGAGCCCATTCTATCTTGAACCGAACAAGGAAGATCTCATGCGGAAGATGGTCGATGAATACGGGCAACTAATGAAACGCGTGGCAATCGACACGGGTGTAGTGTTCGTTGACGTCCAGGCGGCGTTTGACCAGGTCCTGAAACATCTATACACGTCTTCCCTGTCCGCCGACAGAGTCCACCCAAATTTGACAGGGCATCTCGTCATCGCCCGTGCCTTCCTCCAAGCGATTGGTTTCAACTGGCTCTAACATCACCAATTAAGTCATTGGAAGTCATAAGACCTCCCTGGTCAATTTTATCTCCCATTTACTGACTGTACATATCCTTCAACGGTAAAATAACTGCGCGTAAGGTTAATCCTGTAGTAAATAGTATATTTAAAGTTATCTGATATCGTGGTTCGATAGAGTCGTTCCGGTACAGTGTGATGTGATTATTTGGTATTTAAATGTTGACCTGTAAGAAAAACCATGGTGCATAATTATGCGGTGTGTAGTATATTGTCGTAGTCAATTTTCCTTTCGTTCTGTATTACGCTGTCGCATGAATGTGGGGGTTCACGCAATGAATGATAAATATCAACCAGATGGGCAACTCCGTCGCGAGTTAAAATCTCGGCACTTGTCGATGATCGCCATCGGCGGTGCCATTGGCACAGGCCTCTTTGTCGCAAGCGGATCGTCGATTAGCACGGCCGGTCCTGGAGGTGCGCTGCTCGCTTATATCATCGTCGGCGCCATGGTCTATTTCGTCATGACTGGCCTGGGTGAAATGGCGACGTTCATGCCGGTGGCTGGCTCATTCGAACGGTACGCTTCTCGCTTTATCGATCCGGCACTCGGCTTCGCCTTTGGCTGGAACTATTGGTACACTTGGGCCGTCACGGTTCCCGCTGAACTTGCGGCCGGATCGATGGTCATGAAGTACTGGTTCCCGCATACGTCACCTATCCTCTGGAGCGCAATTTTCTTGATCATCCTGTTGTTGCTCAACATCGTTTCTGTGAGGGGCTACGGCGAAGGAGAATTTTGGTTCGCCGGAGTGAAGGTTTTGACAGTGCTTGTCTTCGTCGTTGTGGGCGTGCTGATGATCTTCGGGATTCTCACGGGTCACTCGGCCGGATTTCATAACTTCACACTTGGCGGATCGCCATTTCACGGTGGTGCCCTCGCGACGTTTGGTACATTTCTTGTCGCTGGGTTCGCATTCCAGGGCACTGAACTGGTCGGGCTCGCTGCCGGCGAGAGTGACGATCCAGGGAAGAATGTACCGAGAGCCATTCGACAGGTATTTTGGCGCATTTTGCTTTTCTATGTGGTCGCCATTTTCATCATCGGGATGCTCATCCCTTATACAGATCCAAATCTCCTGAAGGCAAGCCAAGACAACAACATTGCCATCAGTCCCTTTACCTTGGTGTTTGAACGAGCTGGTCTCGCTATTGCAGCTTCCGTCATGAATGCGGTCATTTTGACGGCCGTTCTCTCTGCCGGCAACTCGGCTGTTTACGCATCGACGCGGATGCTCTGGGCGCTTGCAAAAGAGGGCAAGGCGCCGCGTGTGTTTGCTCGACTTACGCGCAACGGTGTGCCGATTTACTCTCTTGTGATCACGGCGCTTATCGGCTTCGTGGCCTTTCTGGCCTCACTGGTGGGGAACGGAGTCGTGTACAATTGGATGTTGAGTGCAGCAAGCCTTACCGGGTTTCTCGCTTGGCTCGGGGTGGCCATTAGCCACTATCGGTTCCGAAAGGCTTACATTGCCCAAGGACGAGATGTAAACAAACTGGTTTACCGGGCGAAATTCTACCCGTTCGGGTCCATCTTCGCGTTTATTTTATGTCTCGTCGTGATTGTCTTTCAGGATTATACGGCGTTCACAGCGGGTAAAATAGACTGGTTGGGAATTACGACGACGTACCTTGGGATTCCGTTGTTCATCATCCTGTGGCTCGCATATAAGTTCGTGAAGAAGACGAAAGTCATTCCTTTACACGAAGTGGACCTTGATTCACGGGAATAAGCAAGTTTTTTGGAGATGACTAAGGGGACTGACGTGAATGCCAGTCCCCTTTTTGTCCGCCTTCGGACGATAGCGCGTTGGTGTGCAGGTACCATTCATGTTCGGTGATGCCTGATGCCGTGCACGCATGAAGTTGGGGCAGTCTCACGGCCCCTCGCCAGTGTGCCAATTCGGTCAACAAATCGTGAACACAGAGTCTTCTTTACAATAACTTAACAATTTCTTAAAGAAGTTTTTACTCGATTCATGTAGATTTTTAACGATTCCTGTTCTCACGGAGGGACTATATTGGCTAAACGCGGTAATCAACTGTTTGCGTATCTCGTTGAAATTGCAGAAAACATCCAACAGGCCACGGAGACGTTCGAACGAGAACTCACAGAACAAGGTGATTTTGGCGCACTGGCAACGGAGATGAAGGGTTACGAGGAAAAAGGGGACGAGCTCATCAGTAAGCTCATCACACTTCTCAATAACACGTACATCACGCCGCTGGAGCGAGAAGACTTCGTCGAACTGGCCGTGACAATGGACGACATCATCGACGGAATTCACGCTTGTTCTGTTCGTTTCAGCCTTTACTCAGTAAAGCAAATTACGCCGACCATGCTGGAGTTTGCGAAGGACATTCATCAGAGTGCGACCGAGATCACGCTGGCGATTCAGAAGTTGCATGATCGGAAACTGGTGCAAATTCGCGATCACATCAAGGTGCTAAAGAAACTCGAGAAGCACGGTGACCAACTCATGCTCGCGGCCCTTCGTGCATTGTTTGCGGAGTACACCGATGCAATGGAAGTCA
This is a stretch of genomic DNA from Alicyclobacillus dauci. It encodes these proteins:
- a CDS encoding amino acid permease, producing MNDKYQPDGQLRRELKSRHLSMIAIGGAIGTGLFVASGSSISTAGPGGALLAYIIVGAMVYFVMTGLGEMATFMPVAGSFERYASRFIDPALGFAFGWNYWYTWAVTVPAELAAGSMVMKYWFPHTSPILWSAIFLIILLLLNIVSVRGYGEGEFWFAGVKVLTVLVFVVVGVLMIFGILTGHSAGFHNFTLGGSPFHGGALATFGTFLVAGFAFQGTELVGLAAGESDDPGKNVPRAIRQVFWRILLFYVVAIFIIGMLIPYTDPNLLKASQDNNIAISPFTLVFERAGLAIAASVMNAVILTAVLSAGNSAVYASTRMLWALAKEGKAPRVFARLTRNGVPIYSLVITALIGFVAFLASLVGNGVVYNWMLSAASLTGFLAWLGVAISHYRFRKAYIAQGRDVNKLVYRAKFYPFGSIFAFILCLVVIVFQDYTAFTAGKIDWLGITTTYLGIPLFIILWLAYKFVKKTKVIPLHEVDLDSRE
- a CDS encoding SRPBCC family protein — encoded protein: MNNVTKIKVFKPANDVFEAFVDPEKIGNFWFSSSSERWEQGKTITLRYDEYDAQGDIKILETQVNMKIAFRWGTNGEGNPVTITLNELDNSTTIVEVTEEGFNENNSQFINHLLDNKEGWVYMLTCLKRYLEFGVNKLRSSLVK
- a CDS encoding RidA family protein is translated as MAERIRISTGSSWEPVVGYSRAIRVGNRVEVAGTTAVRDGKPVGVGDAYAQTVCALEIIKESLEKVGAKLSDVVRTRMFVTDISKWEKIGKAHGEFFSDIRPVATMVEVKSLIEPELLVEIEAVAILDE
- a CDS encoding SGNH/GDSL hydrolase family protein encodes the protein MIFEDGTKLVMIGDSITDCGRARPIGEWSHEGLGNGYVSLVDGLLRSVCPDRTIRVVNMGTSGNTVLDLRDRWQADVINLTPSYLSIMIGVNDVWRHFDRPAFREIHIDPDTYYRTLSDLVSSTKPSVRQIFLLSPFYLEPNKEDLMRKMVDEYGQLMKRVAIDTGVVFVDVQAAFDQVLKHLYTSSLSADRVHPNLTGHLVIARAFLQAIGFNWL
- a CDS encoding DUF47 domain-containing protein codes for the protein MAKRGNQLFAYLVEIAENIQQATETFERELTEQGDFGALATEMKGYEEKGDELISKLITLLNNTYITPLEREDFVELAVTMDDIIDGIHACSVRFSLYSVKQITPTMLEFAKDIHQSATEITLAIQKLHDRKLVQIRDHIKVLKKLEKHGDQLMLAALRALFAEYTDAMEVIKLKEVYEILENVTDRCEDVGDTLESVILKNA